The stretch of DNA AGTCTTCTATGTCTTCTGATAATTCCATCACTGTTATTAATTTCAATAAATGTTTATCTAAGTGAGGTAATCCAACTTCTTGAGTTAGGTGCTGGTGATGTTTTCGTGGTCTTTGCCCTTTTAGGTTCGGTGGATTAATTTTTTTCAATTTATCAAGAATACCAGGAGGCAATTGTTCATATACATATTTATTGGTAAACGTTCCTAAACAACCAGGACGTTTTAAGGAGAAAGGATCATATTTCCAATTATATAGCCTAAAAACTTCTTGATAAAATTTTCTAGGAAACCTGCTTTGCCATTTTAGAAAATCTTCTAGGATATATTTTGATAAAATCTTTTGAAGTTCGTTCTTTTCTCTATCATATTGATAACCTGTTGCTTCGTCAATTAAAGCTGTAATACCAACCTTTGCTAAAGAACGAATCAGAATGTTTGCTTGTACTACCATTTTATCTTGAGAGCTTACAGTTGCGTTGGCATCT from Aureispira anguillae encodes:
- a CDS encoding P63C domain-containing protein, whose amino-acid sequence is MKEEKSMEIYHATHRGYLNIGSEEYGFVKIPCAVLEGKKRIISQTGLFAAFKRPRKGEKRQKGLPSIIGAKNLLPFVTEEVKEKCNPIHYYHTNGTHAVGYDAELIPLVCELYLKAKDANATVSSQDKMVVQANILIRSLAKVGITALIDEATGYQYDREKNELQKILSKYILEDFLKWQSRFPRKFYQEVFRLYNWKYDPFSLKRPGCLGTFTNKYVYEQLPPGILDKLKKINPPNLKGQRPRKHHQHLTQEVGLPHLDKHLLKLITVMELSEDIEDFKNNFNKIFKKVYQMSLNFDS